A single window of Bufo bufo chromosome 10, aBufBuf1.1, whole genome shotgun sequence DNA harbors:
- the OTUB1 gene encoding ubiquitin thioesterase OTUB1, with protein MAAEESDRLQSDCDGVNCLTYDEAIIAQQDRIQQEIAGHTPLLSDRLELSVLYQEYASDDQVYQDKIKDLHRRYTHIRRTRPDGNCFYRAFGYAYLEALLDGGSELERFKEVALQSKEELIRQGFTEFTIEDFHNTFMDLIALVEKRPGVSELLAAFNEQTISDYVVVYLRLLTSGHLQRETVFYQHFIEGGRSVKEFCQQEVEPMCKESDHIHIIALSQALNVSIQVEYMDRGEGGSTVTHVFPEGSDPQVFLLYRPGHYDILYK; from the exons GTGTAAATTGCCTGACGTACGATGAAGCGATCATTGCCCAGCAGGACCGTATACAGCAGGAG ATTGCTGGGCACACTCCACTTCTGTCTGACCGGTTGGAACTCTCTGTACTCTACCAGGAATATGCTTCCGATGACCAAGTTTACCAAGACAAGATAAAG gaCTTGCACAGGAGATACACTCACATTCGTCGAACAAGACCAGATGGCAACTGTTTCTACAGAGCATTTGGCTATGCCTATTTGGAAGCTCTGCTGGATGGAGGAAGTGAACTTGAAAG GTTTAAGGAGGTGGCATTGCAGAGTAAGGAAGAGCTAATCAGACAAGGGTTTACAGAATTTACTATAGAAGATTTCCATAACACA TTTATGGATCTAATTGCTCTTGTAGAGAAACGCCCGGGAGTGTCAGAGCTACTAGCTGCATTTAATGAGCAGACTATTTCAGATTATGTGGTCGTCTACCTGCGTCTTCTGACCTCTGGCCACTTGCAGAGAGAGACTGTCTTCTATCAGCACTTTATAGAAGGCGGAAGGAGCGTCAAGGAATTCTGCCAGCAG GAAGTTGAGCCCATGTGTAAGGAAAGTGACCACATTCACATCATTGCTCTCTCCCAAGCCTTGAATGTTTCTATCCAGGTTGAATATATGGACAGGGGTGAGGGGGGCAGCACAGTCACCCACGTGTTTCCTGAGGGTTCAGATCCACAGGTGTTCCTGCTCTACAGACCTGGACACTACGACATTCTCTATAAGTGA